TCAGGACGGCCGGGGCGAGGAACCACAGCGGCGTCCAGCGGCCGTAACCGCGATTGGGCTTGGTCTGGGTTGCGCTCATCTCTTCAATTCCCGCATGTCTTCACTTCCCGAAGGCGCCGGCGGCGCGGGCCGCTGGCGTGTCGCGGTGGCCGTTGCGGAGGAGGCGGGGGAGCCTCATCCCGCGGCCTCATTCCAGATTGGTGTGGTTCGCCCGCATCGCGGCCGGCGTGATGGCGAGCCGGTCGCGCAGCTTCAGGATCAGGATCTCGAACAGCACATAGAGCGCGCCTTCATAGAGCGAGCCCATGGGCAGCACCGAGGTGGCGGCCGCGCCCTGGTCGCGCGCCATGGTCTGGGCGGGCACCACGAGCACCGTGTCGGCGCGCGCGGCGGCGGCCCCGGTGGGCTCGGCGGTGACCAGCAGGGTGCGCGCGCCAGCGTGGCGGGCGACGCCCATCAGCGCGGCAACGGTGGAGAAATCGCCCGGCCCGGCGGAGACGACGAGCAGGTCGCCCTCCCCCACCGGCGGGGTGGTCATGTCGCCGACCACCGCGGCTTTCAGGCCGAGATGGAACAGGCGCATGGCGAGGCCCTTGATCTGCAGGCCCTCGCGTCCGACGCCATAGAGCGCGATGCGGTTGGCGCCGGCCAGCGCCGCGACCGCGGCGTCGATGTCGGCGCCGCTCACCTGGTCGAGGCAGGCGCGGATCTCGTCCAGCGCACGGGCATGAAGCGTGGTCATGGAACAATCCCGGGACAGTATCAGGAAAAAGGGGGCGGGCGCCGGGTCGCGGGCTCCGGCACCCGCCCGCAGGAGCCGGCACGCAGGGGGCGGAACCCCGCGCGTGCCGCGCTCAAGCCGTCACTGGAGGAGCTTCTTCTTCCCGTCGTAGTAGCCTTCCTTCTGCAGGATGGCTTCCATGCGGGTGCCGATCTCCTTGGAGCCGGCCTCCACCGAGACTTCGCCCAGCTCCATCTTGGAGCCCCATTCGGCGACGATCTCGGAGATCGCCGGCCAGGCCGGGAAGCGCGGGCGATATTCCGGCACGCCGGCCTGCCAGGAGGCGACCATCGGCGCGACGAACTTGTACTTCGCCTTGATCGCCGGATCCTCATAGACCGCCATGCGGCCCGACACGCCGCCGGCCTCGACATAGGCCTTGGCGATGGCTTCCGAAGTCGCCCACTGGATGAACAGCCAGGTCGCCTTCTGCTGCTCGGGGGTCGCCTGCGCGGCGACGGCGAGCGAGAAGCCACCCAGAGCGGGCAGGCGGCCGGCCGGGCCGGCGGGCTCCGGCGCCACGGCGAGGCAGTC
Above is a window of Ancylobacter sp. WKF20 DNA encoding:
- a CDS encoding SIS domain-containing protein, which translates into the protein MTTLHARALDEIRACLDQVSGADIDAAVAALAGANRIALYGVGREGLQIKGLAMRLFHLGLKAAVVGDMTTPPVGEGDLLVVSAGPGDFSTVAALMGVARHAGARTLLVTAEPTGAAAARADTVLVVPAQTMARDQGAAATSVLPMGSLYEGALYVLFEILILKLRDRLAITPAAMRANHTNLE